Within the Miscanthus floridulus cultivar M001 chromosome 2, ASM1932011v1, whole genome shotgun sequence genome, the region TCCTTTCAGGTCCCCTCAGTTAGGTTGTTGCGGAGGGCCCTCTCCTTGCCGCGCCTTTTCCTTTCTCTTGTGTTCTACGCTCTTAACCACTACCTCTGTGCTTCTGTAAGCTGCGCTATGGGTTCTCCCATAGCTGCGTCGTGTAATTCATCACtctcttcttcttaatgaaatacacgTAAAGTCGTTTTTTCCGAAAAAGAAGTCtttcaacatttagtactctaatCAGAACATAAATGGTGCTAGAAATTTTCTGCAAAAATTCTTAAAATTCATATATTTACCTGTTTACCCgtcattcagcctgttcgtttcgtcgtaaacgatcgtggattatttactgctggctggtttggtgtgagagaaaaatattgttccagcttataatccacgatcgtatacgagcaaacgaacaggctgattgtttCGTTCTGAATGGGGTAACAATTCATAGAGCAGCAATTTGCCTGCCTACTTATTTATGTCTCAACAAGTTAATGACCATATCAAGAAACAACAACTTTTGATCTCTAAAGAATGAATAGTGACAAACACCTAATCTTAATGTACTAATCCTGAATGACTGAAGAGACGCATAGGTCTATGAGAATTAGGATATCAATCTGAATGACTGAACAAACACCACTAAGGTATTGCTAATGGCTCCAGTGTGACGTCAACAATAAGGAATTAAGCCCACAGTTGAATAAAGAACGGAATCACGGATCACCAGCGCACGCTGCAAACTGAGATAATCAAGCTTCCTGGCGTTCATACAGATTGACTTGTATATTGAGTCGGTCAGTGGTACCATTTCTTTTCCATGCATCTTTCTCAGTCGCTGGCTTGCCATTTTGAGTCGCTGGCTTGCCATTTCTCAGTCGCTGACCTTATATATTTTGTACTTGCTGACTGCTGGCATTGCTATGGCTTTCAGCAGCTCAGCTGTTAGCCATCGGTGTTACACCTTGCTCCTGATCAGTTGCATCTTGGCCCTGCCGTACAGGAAGGAATACTTGCCTTGCCTAAGCCCTACAGCTAAGGCCGAAGAAAATTGTACTTCAAATACAATTTTTTTATCTGCGTCGTTGTTCTATGGCTCCTAGTCATTGTATATATAAGCCAAGGTCAGTTTAAGCTACATCTTGAGAGCtgtattcatcatcactagatcgAAGGCTAACCAATTCTGACAAATGGAGCTACTTCACCATTCAGGGCCTGGAGTGCTGAAGCCTCCGTACATTACCGAACGCGagctcctctgtttttttttctctgaaAATGACAGTGCACCGGTCCACCCTCAAGCGTCGAGACAGTCATGTCATGTCCAAGCAAATCATTCAGCCACGAGACGGCGTAACGCCCAAGAACAATCGATCATGCGCTGCTTGTTCCTTGCTGGTAGCTGTAGCGCAGATGCTGAGATGCATCAATCATCGGCGAGGATCTCAGTTCAGTTCAGACGTTCAGGTGCAAGGATGCTGATGCCAACGCATGGCTGGTTGCcttacatttggaggtagaaacTGGGCGAGAGCGTGGTTGTGCTGACCGGCTTCAGCTAGCTAGCTGCTGCGCAGATTTTGGAGTCCTGGAATGCACACGCGCTCCAAATGTCACGCTCGATTCAGCAAGAGGACTTTGTCCACTAAACAAATGAGGTGCCACGGCACGTGAGAGCACTGCATTGTTCAGGGGCAATGACACCCATGGCAAGAGACATATATATACCTCTGTTCGTTTTCTGCTCATCCTATAATTCTGCATGCTGCATGCTCTCAAACTTCCAAAGTTTGGCCATAGATATCGTCTTTAGTCTCCCAAGATTTATCATACGGAAATCATACTACTAGTACTAGATTTGCCTTCTGAAATTCTCTCTTTTTTCGAGGACGTGCCTGGGCAACTGGAATTCTTTCACAGAAGTATACGTTTACCATTACTCGTCAACATAGAACTGTTAGCCAAAGATGCATTCAAGTATCACCATAAGTATGGATAGAGAGTAACTATTGCTGCGTTATATGTTTACCATCCTCGGCAAGTCGGCATAGCCGAAGTTCGATTCTTTTTTCTCGTCTCTTATTTCATCATTGATTGAACGTATGCTCCATAGGTTAATAACTTAAGAGTATGTAGTCCAATATTGCTTTTCTCACAATGCATAGCGTTTTAAGCTGGAAACGTGTGATACGTCGTCCAATCTTTTAAGTTATGGCAAATCGTGATGGGCCGACTGTTTTTTCAGATGATTATGGCCCAAATGCCCCTATCAGATGTAACGGTGAAACATAAAAGCCCAACGATGGGCTGACTGTTTCTTCAATGAATTTGTCTTAGCCTAAAACAATCAGAGGTTAAGTATTTTTCCTCTGTTCTCCTCAAAAAAAAAGTATTTTTCCTCTGTTCTCCTCAAATGCCCCTATCAAAGATATATTTGGTTTGTTGCTCATCCCGATGGAGTTTGTACCAATTATCCTGATGAATAAAGAAGGGTGACACTTTGCTAAAAAAAAGTATTTTTCCTCTGTTCTCCTAAAAAAAAGTATTTTTCCTCTGTGCCTAAAATGCAATCGGAATCTGAGTGAGACGTCCTACCGAGCGAGGTAGCTTTTGGCTCATCATGAACTATATAGGAGCATGTTTGATTTCTCAGAATTTTTGCAACTTCTAGTGAGAGCAAAAAGTTTGCCTTATAAAGTTTTCACAACTTCTACCAAATTTGGTTATATTGTTTGGTTTGCAGTTAAAATTTACTGATGCTCCACTTTATCAGTCTCTAATTCATTTTACACGCCCAAATTATTTCAAAgcttatatactccctccgtccacaaaagaatgcaattcttgcTTCTCGAGAAGTCAATcaattttaactttgaccaaaattatataaaaaatactaatattccTGATGCAAAATTAGTATCATTTGATTATTCATAGAATATGTTTtcgtaataaatttatttggagacataaatattaatattatttgctataaacttggtcaaacttgagctaCTTTGACCGGCGCGGatcccataattgcattcttttctggaCGAAGGGAGTACATCTATTGCGCGTGCGGGGCGCCAAACAAATTTGATTACACTAAaacttttttttctcgaaaacctATTTACTCCAAAACTTGTCTGATCTTCATCTAAAATTTCTGGTGCGGGCCAAAGTTTTTGATAGTCTTCGCCCAAAACAGTGGCAAAGAGACAAACAGTGATACCGGTGCATGTTCATGTTGACTTTGCCGTTCTTTGATCGCCCAAATTTTCTCCCCAACAGGACATCCAACGTGCAGCAGCTAGATCTAGAAAGTGGAGTCACATGGCACAACCAGAAGGCATAAATAAAGATGTGGATCTCCTCAATCCAGCTTCCCGAGCGAGACGCGTTAGCGTAAACGATAGCACAGAAATAAAACGCGCCTTGATAAATGCGTGGCAAAGACACAAGCAGGCAGATCAATTTCTGCATTAACATTTTATTACAAGCTAGCACCGTGCAACCATTATTTTAGTAGGAGTACATCACATGGCAAACAAACCATACATGCTATCTCTGACTCTGTTATTTCTTTTTCATCATTTTCCCCCTTGATCATATAGCACATACATGCATGACACCCGTGAAACATTACATCAGCATCTGGTATATGTATCCTGCAAGCATCTGTTACACCTGCATTCAAGCCAACATCAACGTCTTCAGATCCAGCAAAGATCAACACAATAAAtacagaaaagaaaacaaaaggaacCTCTTTATTCAGAAGATTCTAGAGCAATAATCTTTGTCCGGTATGCGCATGTAGTTTGGCCAGCCTAAATTACCTGAGTGCATATATGCTAATGGAAGCACGGCGCACGGGCGAGGCGACATCAGTCgctgtcgctgctgctgctgctgtggccgTCATGGTCGTGGCCCTCGCCgtgcttcttctccttcttcttcttgtccttcttctccttgtgGTCCTTGTCCTTGTGCTCGCCGGACTTCTCGCCGGTGATCTTGTCCTTGATCTTCTCCACGATGCCCTCCTTGTGCTCCCCGTCCTTCTTGTGGTGCTCCTCGGCCTTCTTGTGCTCCTCCTTCTTGTGCTCCTCTTTCTTGTGGTCGCCCCCCATGTGGAGCGTCTCCTCGATCTTGTGGATGATGCCAGACATGGTGGTGACTACTTCTCCTTTGTCTTGGCTCAAGAAAAGGGAAACAGCAATGGAACTGGGATTGGAATGCTATGCGGCGTCGGTGATCTTGGTTGGCTCTTCGGCGCCGGTATTTATAGAAGGGGGAGGGCTAGCTAGGTACTCCGAGGCTTGCGGTGGGGTGTGTGAAGAAATGGAAGGCCAATCGGATAAGAAGGACGTGATGGCACTAAATAAAGGAGAAAACATAAATCAAAGATACCAATTGCTTTGCTTACCAACTTCTGTACCAACCTTTTGCTCCACAGAAATGCCAGCAgcattcattttttttcttttgcgacCCACATTCACTTTTTCCCCTCATATACTCAGGCGTGTTTGGCTGCTCCGCATGCGAAGCAGGCGGAGCCACACCAATTGCCCTCGCATGGAGGAGGGCTTCTAGCTGGTAAAATATGGAGCCGAACCATTTTAGCGTACAGATGCGGAGCCGCAAAAACTGGCTTCACTCCTAGGACTCTGACTCCGGCCACAGAGCGTGTGCAGAGAAGCTGCACCAAACAGGCCCTCACTACGTTTAGAAATGATAATCATATTTGACCGAGGAAAAGACAAATATTATAAATTTTAATCAACAATTAGTCAAAATTTTATGCAAGTTTAAAGCATAAAGCTAACATCAATAGATTTGCGTTCAAATTGCCTTGATTCTTTTAGCATTGACTATTGTTGGCAAAAAAAAATAGCCACACGTCATAATGCTAGAATGCGTGGGTAGTGGATTGTCGAGGCGACCATGAAAATCTACACACCGAACAGTCCGGCGGTGGTGTAATTACACACACTGGACATTCcatcgcccggtgttgaatacccTTGGCGCAGTTACATGCAAAGGACAGTACTCTAGCGCTGGCTAAATTCCACGCACTGGACAGTTCACCTCGCAACACTCAAACGCATGGGTTGTAGATCGATGAAACGCACATGGAGGATCGTCTTCTGGTGCTCTTTGTTTTGTCGTGAAGGCCAATGAACATTACCTCGGGAGAGACCCTGTCAGGGCAAGCGCACTTCGGGCTGTCTAGCACCGGCACAGGACGCCTTCAAACGTCGTAGATATAAAGAAAGAACAGCAATCTAGGGTTTGGAGGAGATTAAGGAAAAGAGAGAGTAAAAGGTAAAAACATAAAAGATAAAGTTGTATTGATTAATTGATTGGATCCCTTAATTGGCCATGGTCatttaggccagtctcaatggggatTTCATAGAGTTTCATGGACATTAAATATGCTGCCATGGCactgtcttgatgaagagagagaagataaaagtttcatgggagtagaaagagttttatggggatgaaactcttctgcactgttttcAAAATATGGGTGTGTTGAAAACTAGGAGATGAaaccccactgagactggccttatgTTTATAGGGTGGAAGGTCTATCCCAAGGTAAAGTCCACATACATCACGGAAATCAACCCAAAATAAACATAGAATTTGAGTCCTTCTTGAACCCGACTTGGATAGACACACCGGACAGTCCGAAGCACACAGGCGTAACACACTGGACTGTCCAGTGTGTGTGACCGTGAACACATGCCTCCTTTTTTTGAAAACTTGCATGACAAAAAGAAAATCTTATCTAAGGACGATGATCATCAACAATTGATCGGCCATATTTTTTTCTGGACGATAATTATATTATCAGACGTAATCCTTGACCAAACTTAAATAGAGGTGGAAACTACTTGTTTTGGCTTCTAAACCTTCTTCATAGTTGTTATCTTCTGCTTAGATCTCCACTGCTTATCCTCAATTtcctttgattttattttttattttattgcgcCCAGTGCTACTGATTTGCAATCAACTCTTCCAAGTTTCATCCCTTGCCCCTTGGTGCCACTCCGGTACTTCAAAGTTTTCCCTAGATAGATGGGCCTCTTGCAAGATTAGCGGGCAAAGTCAATATGAGGCAAGTGCTGAAGTGCATACGATCGAGATTGGAGAGTGCAAGAGGACACATGGTGTGTTCAGTAATGCGTGTGATAGGGAAGACAGCGTGAGCGTGAGGTGAGGTCGGCGGGCGACAAGTGGGCATTATCCACGGTGCTAGCGATCCGGCGACGTGCGCCGCGTGGAATCCGACGGCACTGTCGGCAGCAGCGAGTGGACGCGGGTGCTGCGCTGGGCGATTGCGACGGGAAACGCCATCCAGGAGCAGCCGTGGAGGCAGGTGGACCGCGGAACCCCTGGGCGATTGCGAGGTGCGGGTGCGATCGCTCCTTTGTGGGATGATAAAAAGCAAGAGGGTGCAATCAAAACCCGGGTGCTGCATGGCTCCAAAACAATCGAGCAGCCTTTAGCTTTTCCCTGAAACAAACAAAATGTCCCCTGTTTCGAAGTCTAGGTTCTGAATTTTCAAAATATACATTCAGGCACCTAAAATTCCCAACTATGTCCCGTGGGATTCAAATCATCATAACTTGTATTAACCCGTTTGCGTGGCACGCCGATCGCATGGTCGCACAGCACCGAGACATAGGACCCACATGCCAGTTGGGAGATAGTAGATGAGGCCGTGTCATTGTAAAGGTCGATCACCGTGCCACATGCAGTAGAGGATTAGCCTAAATTAGGGCGATTTAGATCTTTTTTTAATGAAAGGGCGATTTAGATCTCATGTGGCAAGATTAGTAAGTTTATGGACTTGGACAAGTATTTTAGAAGTTTAGAGAGCTGAATAGCACCCCAAGCCAAATTAGGATACCATGGTACTCCTCCGTCCAGAAAAGAATACAATTATGGGATCCGTGCCGGTCAAATAGCTCAAGTTTGAACAAGTTTATAgcaaatattattaatatttatgtctccaaataaatttattattaaaatatattctataactaatctaatgatactaattttgtatcaggaatgttagtattttttgtatAATTTTGGTCCAAGTTCAAACTGATTAACTTCTCGAAAAGTAATAATTGCATTctttgtggacggagggagtattacgtCGTGCTCTTCAAAGTATAAGGAGGCGTAGTAAAACTAAAAGAAAGTCAAACTTTGAAAATATTGACCACGAATTACTCAAATCATATGCATGCCTAGGATATTTCACGTATCTTTTAATGTAAATTGATTTTCTATAACAATTGATGATATATTATAAGATTATTTGGTGGTCAAAGAAATCTTCTAAACAGTTTCCTAAATCCTAATACGCCTTGTGAAAATAAATCAGTAATGATATGACGCGGGCGTCCGTCCATCTCGACGCCGCACACCCGCACTCTGCCTTATCCAGGCGACGCTCGCCAGTCCGCTTCTCCAAAAAAAGACAATGTTGCTCCCTTCTCCAGCGCGCAAGGCTCCTCGCTGCAAGCAACGCGAAACCACTTGCCGCGGCCTCTCCAGCGCGGCGGCGCCGTATTTGACTCCATCCCACGCTGCTCCGCGCCACGACCCCATCCACCTCGCCCGTCGCGGAAGGGGAGGCAGGGAAGCCTGCGCCTATGCCTGGGGAAGGCATGCACCTGTGCCCCCATCCTCTCGTGCCGTCGGTAGGAAGGGGAGGTTTGCGCCTGGGTGTACGCTGGGTTGTTGATGTCCCCCTGACCCGAGCTTGCAGGCTACCGCAGTTTCCCACCAAGTAGGCCATGGCCGCCAGTAACACTGTGTTTCGagtgttttcagacgtatgttgcatatgttttatctgaatgtttcaaaaatagatcgagTGTTGCACGTGCTGCAATAATGCCGATGGCTGGCGGAGAGCGGACCGCCTTTCTCGCACGGCGCGTCTCGCgctcccctcctctcccttcccttcccttcccttcatcTCGTTTTGGCAGATCGAGCTCGACTTGAGCGGGATGGGCATGGGGCGACAAGGCTGCGTGTGTCGGAACGAGGTACGTGTAGACGCGGCCGTCTAGACACGAGCGTCTATCCAGACGTCCAGGGGCTAGCACTACTAAAAATAAATACAGCGAGCACTGTAGTAACCATAAACGAGTAATCACACCGACAAGTAGGAAAAAGAGAAGCCGTGCCTTATTTTCGTCCACTAATACTAAACTCTTGTTTCTTACTGAAATGGTTACGCAAAACCTCTTTCCAATAAGATCAATTAAATTTAGCCGATCCAAAAATTTAATGTTCGAAAATAAGGGTGCACATTTGGAAGCAAAATTTCAGTCGCACTATGATTGGACTGGCGCTTAGTATGTTCTGGCATCGCATCGCAGTCTTGGGAACTTAGGAAATTAAATCTGGAACGTGGTTCCCACCGACAGCTTGTTCATTTCgtcataaacgatcgtggattatttactgctggctggtttgatatgaaagaaaaatactattctagcttataatccacgatcgtataagagcaagcgaacaggccgtaAAAAGACGATGATCCCTTCGCCCCATATCTCCACACGACCACACTTAGGGTCCGTTTGTTTCCGCTCATAAACGCGTTGGCGACTGAGATGCGCAGAAAATCCAGCCGAACGGTCTGCGGCACTTGCACATTTCGCAGCAGAAAATAAACGCGGCTCGGCGATTCCCAAAACACGGCCTTGGCGCGCGATACGACGTCGCGGAAACAAACGGCCCCTTACTGATTGCGGTATAGAATCTGATGCCACGTCGACATTAGTAAAGTCTATGGACTTGGATATGAAACAATTTCATTGTTAAAGATACGTGTCCATCCACCACCGTTCGCTTGACGCTGCCTCCAGCGATGCCTACTGCTTCTTTCAGCAAAAGCTGACCAACAAGAAAGGTTAGCCATACAGAACTTGTTTATTAGCGTTTAAGTGTGCTTGTTAAGTCTTTTTTTGTACGGTTCATTTTACTCATCACGTATTCCTGTGATGTCCATCATCGCTGAGTCGCTGGCTTGCCCGTGCGCGCGCCACAATATGCAAAAGAGTCCTCGGGTTCTCATCAAATGACAACGCAGTCCATTCCACTATTCCCTCCTCTCACTGACTCTAGCACTTAACCCCTTCGCTTACTCCAAATTCACATAGCGACGCCCCTGGCCAGATTAAACAGAGCCACGACCTCCTGGCCAGACGCCGGCGAGCACCGACCCCGCCGGCACACCCCAGCAACCCCACAAGCTTCCTCGTGCTACGCGAAGTGGATTGAGGTAACATATGCCCAAAATGGCGTGCCACGCAGGCGTGCCCACATGCCGCGACGGTGATTGGCCGCGGTAGCCCGACGCCGGCGAAACCACCTACTCGAATGCCTCAATTGCTACTCGGGGACCACCAGTAGGTTGCGTTAAACAAAGTAGCAGTCCTAATTGGTCCGCCACTACCTTCAATCGCGTCGGCCACGAAAACGGCATCTACTGACGTCCGCCGAGGACGGCCACGCGCGACGGCGAACTTCTGCCCTAATCGAGTCGACCAGCTACTCTAGGAGTGAAAGAACCTCACCAGCGGTGTGACGGACGGACTGGGCGAAGGCGCGAGACTCGGCAAGACGGTTGGCCACGAACAGGGGGTCACGCTGGTTCCCGGCGAGCACAGCGACGGCGTCTCCGGTGACCCGCTGCTCCACCGACGAAACCACTGCACGATCGCGATACCCAGTCAACTATTACTCACGGCACGGCCCAAATGAAACAATGAAGCGCCCCACGACGCCCTGGCCATGCGCCCGctctggcggccatggcggaccaccGGGAGGGAAACACCCCGTCTCACCTCACTGAAGGCCGAACGAAAGCCGAGGCGGCTTCACTCACACGACAACTATTTGGGCTAGTAGAGGGCACGGTTAATTGGAAAACGGTGGAGTGGTTGAGGCCAATTTCAGTGGCATGCTCTAAAGAATTATGGTGGCCGACGGCGACAGAATTCCAAAAATGATGTCCTTCCTTTTACCTCTGCCACAGAGACCGATTTGGCACGACGCTATCCTTCCACGACCACCACACGTGCACGAAACACGGACAAGGGGTAGCGCCTCGATTTGGTTGCTTGGCATGGCTCGGCCGGCCGATGACCTTGCAGGCGAAATGTCCGGCGCCCCTAGCGTGGCCTTGAGCGCAGGTGTGAGAACGCGACAAGCCGGACACGCCCACGCGCGCGCACTGCCATCGTCAACGGGAGCAGTACCCAGACAGCAGCGCCAGACAGCGCATGATGTGGGCGACGCGACGcgacacgagcagcagccacagcGGACGTAGAAGGGGAAGCAGAGCCGCCAGTCATGGCTGGGCCAAGCGCACGCCATGCCAACGCAGACAGTAGGGACCCAAACCGATAGTGCCAGGCCAACGCGTAGGTGCACGCGCGCAGACACGACGGCGGCCAGCTCGGAGACGCTCGCGGCGCGCCAACGCAGCAGCGCAGTGCAGCCAAGGCAAGGCAGCGGTCGGGATGACCAGTGCAGTGGCTCACGCACGGCATGCTCGCACAAGCACAGCAGTGGCAACGTGGCCGGCTCGGTAGGTCTAGCTGGCGgccagcagcggcagcagcaacGCCAGGCAGAGGCGGTGACTGCAGCCGACGCCGGCTTAGCTAAACCATGTGACgggcacgctttttaaagctgttgCTAATTCCTACCCGATGGTCCAAATGCCAAACCAAATCATCTATACGCAAGAGGGTACGTAGGGCTATCGATCGAAGCCAGGACATCGCGccacttcctaagccgatcgctctacaaaaattgccaaatgtggcttcgtcgacccaattACGAACTTAACGCGAAATGAACAAACCGCgatggtttcgcgtcgaattcaatTTCCGAGCCTCCTAATATGCTAGCTAGCGAACCTCGTCCTCGACCGCACATATTTCATCATCGCCTACGAAGTATGTACTACCAACTCTATCAAAGTTCGCATAatcattctatagc harbors:
- the LOC136538539 gene encoding protein SRC1-like, yielding MSGIIHKIEETLHMGGDHKKEEHKKEEHKKAEEHHKKDGEHKEGIVEKIKDKITGEKSGEHKDKDHKEKKDKKKKEKKHGEGHDHDGHSSSSSDSD